The following proteins are co-located in the Haloplanus sp. HW8-1 genome:
- a CDS encoding DUF7123 family protein has product MTSLTEEERRILAYLHDSVSRGERYFRAKNIADAIGLTAKQVGSRLPRLAEKSEDVEIEKWGRARSTTWRVTQG; this is encoded by the coding sequence ATGACCTCTCTGACCGAAGAGGAGCGGCGGATCCTCGCGTACCTCCACGACAGTGTCTCTCGGGGTGAACGCTACTTCCGCGCGAAAAACATCGCCGACGCGATCGGGCTGACGGCCAAACAGGTCGGTTCTCGGCTCCCACGACTGGCCGAGAAGTCCGAGGACGTCGAAATCGAAAAGTGGGGCCGCGCCAGGTCGACGACGTGGCGTGTCACACAAGGGTGA
- a CDS encoding DUF7525 family protein: MAHDAAVTDRGVGFGVLFSIFALVGALAMLAAPGQLTKAGGFALAVVAGLLAVVATQAYA; the protein is encoded by the coding sequence ATGGCACACGACGCCGCCGTGACGGACAGAGGAGTCGGGTTCGGCGTGCTGTTTTCCATCTTCGCGCTCGTCGGCGCGCTGGCGATGCTCGCGGCGCCCGGGCAGTTGACCAAGGCGGGCGGCTTCGCCCTCGCCGTCGTCGCGGGCCTGCTGGCGGTCGTGGCGACCCAGGCGTACGCCTGA
- a CDS encoding acyl-CoA dehydrogenase, with the protein MDFSLSAEQSQMREMVADFVDEEIVPAAADIDETDEFPADLVDDMADLGLMGMPFDEEYGGAGLDYHAYAACLAEISRGSGGLGTVVAAHTSLAGGMLDAFAAPDQKERFLTPLNEGTDIGAFALSEAGAGSDVSAMETTAVRDGDEYVVDGEKLWISNGSVADTVILFAKTDPDAGRKGISAFVVRPDEDPGFHIEGTEHKLGDKGCPTAELRFDDLRVPADRRLGEEGDGFVQALKTLNAGRITIAARGVGIARAALEEAVAYANEREQFGRPIGDFQAIGHKLADMDTKVQAARLLMHRAADRKMRGERFVKAAAQAKLYASEVSREVANEAIQVHGGYGYTKDFPVERFYRDAKLNEIYEGTSEVLRNTIADELR; encoded by the coding sequence ATGGACTTCAGCCTCTCCGCCGAACAGTCCCAGATGCGTGAGATGGTGGCCGACTTCGTCGACGAGGAGATCGTCCCTGCGGCGGCCGACATCGACGAGACCGACGAGTTCCCGGCCGACCTCGTCGACGACATGGCCGATCTCGGGCTCATGGGAATGCCCTTCGACGAGGAGTACGGCGGCGCAGGGCTCGATTACCACGCCTACGCCGCCTGTCTCGCGGAGATCAGCCGTGGGAGCGGCGGGCTCGGTACCGTCGTCGCCGCCCACACCAGCCTCGCCGGCGGGATGCTCGATGCCTTCGCCGCTCCCGACCAGAAAGAGCGGTTCCTGACGCCGCTGAACGAGGGAACCGACATCGGCGCCTTCGCCCTCTCGGAGGCGGGCGCCGGGAGCGACGTGTCCGCGATGGAGACGACCGCCGTCCGCGATGGCGACGAGTACGTCGTCGACGGTGAGAAACTCTGGATCTCCAACGGCTCCGTCGCCGACACGGTGATCCTCTTCGCGAAGACCGATCCCGACGCGGGCCGGAAGGGCATCTCCGCGTTCGTCGTTCGGCCGGACGAGGATCCGGGGTTCCACATCGAGGGTACCGAGCACAAACTCGGGGACAAGGGCTGTCCGACGGCGGAACTCCGCTTCGACGACCTCCGGGTCCCCGCCGATCGGCGACTCGGCGAGGAAGGAGACGGGTTCGTCCAGGCGCTCAAGACCCTCAACGCGGGACGGATCACCATCGCCGCCCGCGGCGTCGGCATCGCGCGGGCCGCCCTCGAGGAGGCCGTCGCGTACGCGAACGAACGCGAGCAGTTCGGTCGGCCCATCGGCGACTTCCAAGCGATCGGCCACAAACTCGCGGACATGGACACGAAGGTGCAGGCCGCGCGGCTGTTGATGCACCGGGCGGCAGACCGAAAGATGCGCGGCGAGCGGTTCGTCAAGGCGGCCGCTCAGGCCAAACTCTACGCCAGCGAGGTGAGCCGGGAGGTGGCCAACGAGGCGATTCAAGTCCACGGTGGCTACGGCTACACCAAAGACTTCCCCGTCGAACGGTTCTACCGCGACGCCAAACTCAACGAG